Below is a genomic region from Rhododendron vialii isolate Sample 1 chromosome 5a, ASM3025357v1.
TGAGCACTTAGCATTGGTGACATGGATAATGTGTATGAAATAAAAAGTAGATTAAAACCACATCGAAAGCCCATCCTATGGAATGAACATCCCAAAAGATAGGTTCTCTCCAGTTTAGATTTGATATAAATTAGGAAATAGCAAGATCTACTCCAATCTACAAACAAATCGAAacaaagtatatatataatcctCGCAACAGCAAGGTCTGGTGTTTAACATGTTGGCTTAAATGTTGCAATAGTAGCTGTCGCATCTCATTACTGGCAAGTATAAATCAcctaaattgttaattttttgcagAAGAAACTCTTTGCTTCTTGATGCAATAGTGACTAAAGGGAAGGAGCAATAGTGACTAAAGGGAAGAATCGCTGATTCGCTAGTGTACTACGGAAAATTAGCTTAAAAGTATATAGATAAAATAATAGCAAAGCACACCTACCAAAACCGCAAGATTTAAAATGTCAGAAGCTAGAAAGCAATACAATATGGCCTGAATATTGAGCAAAATGCATCCCTTGATACTCGACCAATGCTTGATACCAAAGTAAACAATTCATACTTAATGAATAGAAAACAACCATGCATTCCAGTTTGCTGAATGCTATGGAAAATTCGTAGCCTGTTGCATAGAAGATAAATTAGAATCATATGAATTGGCTTAATACTAGCCCTTAAAAATAGTAACATAATGGAAAGGAAACCAAATCACATGTAATGAGTGATTCAGCTAATATCATGTTATGCACAACTGTAAACTAAACAAACAATGAGATCAATATACCATCATCCCTTCACGGTGTTTTGGCTTAAGCCAAGCTGGCGGAGGCGAAAAAATGGGCCAGTGGTCTGGAAACATTGCTAGCGGCCCACAGCTACGATCTTTCAAGTTGTAAACACCTGTGAGGACGCAGGATATCCCAATGTTCGTTTCTTTCTCATTCCGAGCAAGAAACATAAAGTCAGAGAAATACATGCAGTTTCCTTTCAGTCCAGGAAAATCCTGAGCAGAGACTGAAAATAAGTAGTCATCACCAAGGAAGAAAACCTGATGATTCAGATCATCAACAAGCTCCCATTGCTTGTTCTCTTCATCAAGCTTGTAGACATTGAAGTAGTTGGTCATATCGGGATGACTTTCTTCGGTAATCATGCCAATGGTAACAGCTCCGATAGAGAGTGTACACTCACCTTCCGTGTCCACCAAGTACCTGTCAACCAAGAAGAGATCATCGCCCGATTTGACAAGGCGCGTGAACTGACAGGCACCGAGATTGGGCAAGGGAGATTCGACAAGGCGCGTCACCATAACCTCCTTCTTCAAGTCCGCACCATCAATCACCACTGTCCTCCCTCTATAGTCCACCGCGTAGTATTTCCCCTTCCGGTGAACAACGTCATGGTACTGGTCGTTGGAAGAATCGATAAGAGTCCATTTCTGATCGCCGCCGAGCTTGAAAAAACACAGTCGACCAGAATGAATAGCCACCACGACCCCGTAATCCACCGCAGAAACGGCCACTTTCTTGATGTAGCTGGTGTAGGCATCTTCATATTCCGCCTGGCACTCAGCCATCGTCTTCCTCTTGCCCTTCTCAACctgcttcttctttctctcatcAACAATCTTGAGGCAGTGAGCTCTGCCGATCTCGGCGATTCCTACATCGAGCAGGTTAAGGGATTCGGGAAATGCCGCTTTCGGAACTTGCTCGGGCTGGAGTTTGGAGAGGGGATAGAGGGGGTGGTATGTTTTACAGCCGTTGTTGTTTTGAGACGACGGCGACTCTTGAACCCGAAGCAACCAGCAGCAGCCGCCGCCAGTTGGGGAAAGGAAGTAGAGGGTGCTGTGGGTGAGGGAGAAGTGGCGGCCGCGGTAggagttagggttagggttgggGAAGGGTCCGAAGGGAACAATGGGGAAAGGAAGGGTGAGCGGCAGCAAGGAGAgtaaggaggaggaggagggtttCTCGATGGAGGAGCGCCAGGATTTGCAGACGGAGCGAAGAAGACCAAGGGCGATGATGTGATTAGTAGAAAAAGATGAAGAAGCAGCGGCGGCCACAGCATCTGCTTTGTCACTGAGGCGTTTTGCGATGGATTTGAGGATATCTCCGGGGAGTCGATACCACAAATCCGTCGCCGCCGGCGTCTCGGTGGTGGTCACTGCCATGTTTTTGGGCAAGTTCTCCATCGTCGCCATTCTCTCGTTCTGGCGGAAACCCTAATAGGGTACGAAgttgggctctctctctctctctactgtactctactctactctctctctctctctctccagctgCAGACCCTGTTGATAAGCACGAATATGGtagtctccctctctctaacaaAACAAAGGACAACGGCTCTTTTCACTTAACGGAAAGTTAGAGCTCAAACATTgacgttgattttttttttagtttagtgttatttttttattagtttgtctcgacCAAGAAAAATCGAGAAATAttatttggaaaaaatattttcgaaccaagtttttactttttaattttttgtcgtCGGAACGATTcaataatataaaataatataaaactaagaaatacataaaaatttaaataaagagaaataaaattaatccAACTGGATTAGCCAAACTAAGCTAAATGAGGCCAAAAGATTATCTATTTTTGGGAGCCCAAATGAGGAACCCTAGAGGCCTGTGTGAAGGGCTGCACACTGCATGAGCACAACATCTTTGTCATGCATCATCTCAGCTGTTGGTCTGCATTTTGGACAGTCccgataaataaaaaattttcgGGAAAGAGtttaaaaagttttatttaaattcgGACAGTCCAAAATACAGACAGACGGTTAAGATCGTGCATAGTTTGTGATTATGGATAAATAAGTTGTGTTTGGTGGTATTTCTACTAAtgtttttggttaaaaaattgtGTCAAATTTGCATGTTATTCATCCTGATGAAGAGCTTATTTACTAGTGTGAACAACTTATAATTATAAATGAATAAATTGTGCTGCACAATTTTTTCACTAGTGAGAACATCCTCATGCCTTAATGGCCTAGCCACCTAGTCCTTGGGCAGGTGGACCCGTACCATTAGCCATGATCAAACACAATGTTGAGAGGTACAGGTCATGACCAAACACGACGATGGTCAATGGTGTAAACCCGTACATCGAGGCATATGGGAAAGTCTAGAGACACAATCATGTTCGTTTtaagattttggattttaaattttttttctccgcacggtctttaataaattttatttaaatattactatcatttttctatctatctctccactcattatctaaAATCTCAAAAACGAAGATGGTTAATTACTAATAATGTACCAAAGGTGCATTTGGCAGTTTTTTAGTGGATGTACGTCTACCCGTAGTGTATTGATATTGGATCGTGTTACATGCTTTTGTCTTTCacgaaaaggaaaatggaaaattacTGCTACTATTCTCAAATTTTAGTACAAGGGAGAAGGACTAAAGTCGATATTTATGGGTTGTGTTATCAAAACAAAGTACTACCATtatctattcaaattttttttttttcaggcgATAAGATCTTAGTATGTTGGTGAGTTAGATTATTACAACGGATCGATCGCTACTTCATCAACTTGAATCCATAACCTCACTCTCGGGACTCAAATCTAAGGAGAAAGACCACTTAACCAAATTAAGCCAAAGGTACATAGTAATACTATATTATCTAGGGGTGCTAAATGAGCCAAATAAGTCAAACACAGTATTGCTCAAGCTTGACACTTCTTATTACATGTGTTCAAGATTGGCTTGAGTTTGAAACTCTTTGAGATCAATtattcaagctcggctcgagcttgaAATTTTGTATTCGTTTTAAGTTTGGCTTGGCTTGTGCAATACGCAAAGTCAATCTTGAGCTTTCAAGTATGAGCTTAAACTCATTAAGTTTTGAGTTTTCAAGCTAGATTCGTTAAGTTGCAAAATGAAATGGGCTAATTTAAAGCCATAAAAAAGAATTAGCATCATTAATCTAggtcaaaaaaattcataaacatAAGATTTAGTTACTAGATGCattcattaaattaaaaatcCTCAAAACCTTAAATTTTCATGTCACATaggatattttttatttgaatgcAACGGTACTATAAAACTGGTGAAAATATCTATATGAAATGTCGACGCAGATCTCATATTTTGAGACATTTATTAATTCTATCTCTATATTTGTAATATTTAAGAAATGACCTCTTTATTCACGAGTCTATCGAACCAAACACTCATATGCTCAAGCTTAGCTTgaattcataaaaataaaaataaaaaagtgagtAAGCTCGGCTTATATTTTTCGTAGACGAATTTGAACAAGCCAAAAGTCAAGCCGAGCTCCAGCCATTTTGATTCGTTTAGCAGCCCTACTATTATCGACGTCGGTCAATAGTGATCACTGTGATTAATACAATTGACTCAAGTAGAACAACTAATTAATTAGCTTATAACAGTATTTGTGCACCATGTAATACTATAATTTGGTGTGTGTTTAGCCTTTTTAACCTAACCCCAGTTAACGACTTGCCCTAACCTAAACGGTTTATGTTGGTAAACCAAATTGTGACTAGAATGCTAACATAAGTTAACCAAGCCTTGATCCTAACAAATCTAAGAAGTCACCATCCACTCACTCCTTTTCCACGAGACATACCATAAATTAACTCCTCCTCCAAATTAGCTAACATAAACACCtccgctccctctctctcatccaacCAAAGTAAACCCATTCTCTTTTGAGTTGTGCTAGTTGCACAGACAATGGAGTACATACTCCATGCACATATCGTTTTGGGACTTGTTTCGGGTCTCACAAGCATGATCGGAGCCGGTCATTTGGTTTAAAATATTTGGTTTATGGTCCctgcaaaaaataagttttatcAGATACCGGTAAAGCCTTTACAGAACATTCAACTTTGTCCTAGAATTTGGCCTGAATTCTGAGACAAAGTTGGTTCTTTCGTAAAGGCCCTACAAGTATTCagttgaaatgattttttacagaggccctaaataaaatattttaaacaaaatgaacggcttcGATTATGTTTGTAGGATCCGAAACGTGTTCTAAAACGATATGTGCATGGAGTATGTACTCCATTATCTGTGCAGTTAGCATTAGTGTTCTCTTTTGCTACTCCATCTCTTACAAAGTAGAAGTAAAGGGGCTTAAAAGCaactttattttcaaaaattttaaaaacagaaaataaaatgaaaagactTTTAAATTACAAAGGGGAGCTTGAATACCAGTAAAGTCTGATTGATGGATGCTTTGTGCCCGCGGATTCTATTTGGAGCGTGTATTGTTGGGCTTGTCcttttatttgggcttttaggcatCATAGGTGTTTGAGCTtaagttttatttatttggacTTTTAGGCCGATGAGTGTGGGTTTTGTCCCAATTGGATTTTCATATTTGGCTTCTTGCCAAATTTGGATTTAGGTCTCGGATGTGTATAAGATTACCCTTAGCTTTGTAGCTCTTGTATAGGTCTTGAGTTAGGAATATGATGCCATCACTCATTGTTCCtattaatttttgtaacaatttctgagactaatgaaattttttgcctttcaaaaaaaaaagtttaactaTACAAAATTCACCCACTTAAAAATTccataaatgatcaaacttcaAACCAATTAAGTTGGGAagagcttttcaaaaaaaaaatgttgggaagaaaaaaaattaattcatcaaaTTCGATTTCTGAAATCCCCTGTTGATCACtaataattctaatttttttttttatggtgttAAAACTATAAACAACCTACTTTATGCTAGGATCACTATAAGAAAACATCAACGGCGATACACCGTCGAGGGCAGCATACCACGGTTTTCACTAAATGTTACAAACAAAGACAAAAGAGTTACATGTTTGCCACCAAATCTCAGCCAAGACCGCTAAGGGCTTAGACAAGACCTAGCATCTCTCAGCCAAGAATGATAGTACCAAATCCAAGACCTCTGGACATCTACTTAACTTCAATCCTGAACTTCCAGTAGGGGGGATAAAGTTTCGGCAACCGTGGGTGGGCTGGTTAAAATTTGGAGGTGTCACTGAAAAAATTTAAGGTGTTACTGAAAGATTGCTAAACCAAAACTACAACGTTTCATTCACAAATTCTTGTCACCAAAACTACGTTGTTTCATtcacaattctctctctctctctctctctctctctctctctctcaaattgtTGTCACCATTCACAAATTCTTGTCACCAAAACTACGTTGTTTCATtcacaattctctctctctctctcaaattcttGTCACCAAAACCCCCCCTGCCCCAATAACTCATCtggtgttctctctctctccgcaatCGATACTCTAAATCACCAAAAATTGAAGAGCCGCTTGAAGTTTATTGAAAGGTAGGGCTTGAGCTCTATAGTTCTGGTATTTGATCCTCCAATAATGAAACGAGCTAAATATCTAATTTGAAATCATTCAATTACCAAACAAACCAAGACCAAATGATTCTGAAATGAACCGATTGAGCTAGAGGAGTTGTTTCATTTGTAGCCTAAAGATACGCAAGACTTGATCAATTGACAAACGAAAATCATTACTAGCACGTATGGACCCAAACCcaatcatcaacaacaaatcCCTAGAGTCTTCAACTAGAGCAACCATCTCCCAGTGGGGGAGGAACAAGCTCAGAGACAATAAAGAGAAACAGAATGGCCACCTGTTTATCGCCAATTTCAATCACCGCATCAAAGCCAAGGGCATCTCGCAAGGCAGTCTAATACTAGCATGTAATTCACCTTGTAAACTGTAGATAagggagagaaaaaggagaaatggTAGCCTCAAAAGAAACATGTATCCTCATCGCTTATACTAGAAGCAAGGGAACTGGATATAACCTCTAACAAAAGTAACACCACTTCGAACTTAACAAAGAAACATAATGGTAAGTTAGTAACAAGTATTTGGCCTGGATTTCTACAATTAGTATCTACAGTGATCCCAACAACTAATTAAGTCAAGTTTCAGTCCCTCTTCTTTCTCATTTGACATGCATTTTTTAAGCGCCATCATGATTTTTACTGGTTTGTACCATGAAATTTCTTCCCAGCTTCAACAGCTTCCCTGCAAAGATTGAAAGTAGAGCAGTCAGTTAAGGAGCTATGGTACTAGTTGATGGATGAGATTATGGTAATGTCAAGTTCTCTATACTAGAAACTAGAATATTTAGACTATAGTGCTTTCACCATAGTATCCTCATCCATTTAAATGCGAGATAAAAGTACATGAATACAGCTGAGTTTTGCCATGTATGCTAATGTAATGATGTTAAAATAGTTGCACCTGTGTTctctcattttttcctttttcttttcctttttttgctaGGTCAAAGACTTCCACATTTCACTGTTATTGAATAATCGAATGACATCAAGGTCATTTGGTCAACCGAGTAATAAGAAAATGTTGGCAACATAATTAACTTTAAAATCGTATCAGCTCCAGTGCTAACATACAAAAGTAGGTACCTCTTTTATCTGTATGCCTGAAATATTCATCAATGTCATAAAACTTATAAGGCAGCAGAACATTTTCACCGCCTCATAACTTGAATTCAGTACTTTTAAGATACTTCACATTTGACATTACCTGGCTCTTCCCATCCGAAGAACACCTTAGTTTTGGTTTTCAATGACAAGATGTAATGTAGAAGATGGTACACTTGAACATGATAAAGGCAGCAGAACTTATGTGACAGATTTTCCACTTCTATAGTTCCGCTGCAGGACAAGCTTTAGGAAAATAGGGGAATTGCTGCCTACAATAGGCTTCTCAGGCCGTTCTTGAGGAAAGTTTGGACGTTTCCTTGGCGGTGTGGGTGAACAATGTCGTTTGGCTGGCGTTGTCAGAGTCCGTATGCTTCTCTCGGCCTTGGTGGGATTTTCTGGGGTGGTTAGATGGTGGCATGATGGTGGGCGGCGGTTGTAAGAGTTATGGTGCTAGGGCTAGGGTCATTTTGGGTTCTTGGGATGAGATGGGACCATATTCTATATGGGCTCATCTCTGATTTTACTGGATTTGGGTTTTAGGCCCATCAGATGTatccaacctttggttggaaTCCCCTCCCCTATCCCCGGGTCCTTAGTGGTTTATGAATGTTGAGGGCTGGGATGCCAGTTTTTCCTCGTCGTGAAGCCATTTAATCAATGAAACACGTttcaaatgaaacaaaatctttcttttgccgagcaaaaaaaaaagggcggggaggtttgggggggggggggggtggctTTTGCAGTGGGATTTGGTTCTTCAAAGCTTGAGGGTTTAAGGTTCTAAAAGGATTTTCCCAACCAATATATTCATTTTCCTAACCCAACCAGAAAAGGTAAATTATTTCAAGTTCGTTTCcttttccctccacaaatccaaTATCCAAATACAGCCTCCATGAATACACATAATGAATCTGAAATAGGGAAGCGTTCTAGACTCGGGAAAAGATACGAAAAAAGCGTATTTAATGGAACACAAACGCATATTAAATGCAAGAACATCAGTTGAAAGCAGAGAAGAAGATTGTTTTTCCACAACCTGAAAGCATTTGCAAGTTCCTTACTGTCGGGGTCAAGCTCCACACCCTCTTTGAAAGAATTGGCTGCCTCATCAAACCTCTGCAATAGCAAGggggagagggaaaaaaatcagATAAAAAACGAAGGGATTATTCATTTAAACTTTAGTTTAGCGAACAGCATTCAGAATTTTGATTAGAAGTTTGAGGGCTTGCCTGTAATAACTGTAAAGCAGCACCTTCACGGTAGCATGCCTTTGGCCAATCCGGTCTTAGTGCTCTGCAGGCATTTGCATCAGTCAAGGCATGCTCCGCTTGTCCCAGACGGATCCAACAGACACTTCTATTGGAGAGCAAAGTAGCATCACTAGGATCAAAATCAATTGCCTGTATATCCATCAGCATTTAAAAAGAATTACCTTGGGTCACATGAGCATTCTAAAAACAATGCAGGGAACTATAATTATCAACATTTGGATCCGGGGAGCAAAGTGACAGTTCTCAGTAAAATAGTTTTATTGTGATTTTAAAATCCTTATTATCTTGTTAATCTAACCATTACAACTTTTCCATCAATATTTCATCTCTTCC
It encodes:
- the LOC131327292 gene encoding F-box protein SKIP23-like isoform X2 — protein: MATMENLPKNMAVTTTETPAATDLWYRLPGDILKSIAKRLSDKADAVAAAASSSFSTNHIIALGLLRSVCKSWRSSIEKPSSSSLLSLLPLTLPFPIVPFGPFPNPNPNSYRGRHFSLTHSTLYFLSPTGGGCCWLLRVQESPSSQNNNGCKTYHPLYPLSKLQPEQVPKAAFPESLNLLDVGIAEIGRAHCLKIVDERKKKQVEKGKRKTMAECQAEYEDAYTSYIKKVAVSAVDYGVVVAIHSGRLCFFKLGGDQKWTLIDSSNDQYHDVVHRKGKYYAVDYRGRTVVIDGADLKKEVMVTRLVESPLPNLGACQFTRLVKSGDDLFLVDRYLVDTEGECTLSIGAVTIGMITEESHPDMTNYFNVYKLDEENKQWELVDDLNHQVFFLGDDYLFSVSAQDFPGLKGNCMYFSDFMFLARNEKETNIGISCVLTGVYNLKDRSCGPLAMFPDHWPIFSPPPAWLKPKHREGMMEGMKEDELQRDVTALKQDMPEPSPNAKKKAEEAKFRGDDAYRRKDYLVALDAYTQAIDFDPIDATLLSNRSVCWIRLGQAEYALTDAKACRALRPDWPKACYREGAALRLLQRFDEAANSFKEGVELDPDSEDLANAFREAVEAGKKFHGTNQ
- the LOC131327292 gene encoding F-box protein SKIP23-like isoform X1, giving the protein MATMENLPKNMAVTTTETPAATDLWYRLPGDILKSIAKRLSDKADAVAAAASSSFSTNHIIALGLLRSVCKSWRSSIEKPSSSSLLSLLPLTLPFPIVPFGPFPNPNPNSYRGRHFSLTHSTLYFLSPTGGGCCWLLRVQESPSSQNNNGCKTYHPLYPLSKLQPEQVPKAAFPESLNLLDVGIAEIGRAHCLKIVDERKKKQVEKGKRKTMAECQAEYEDAYTSYIKKVAVSAVDYGVVVAIHSGRLCFFKLGGDQKWTLIDSSNDQYHDVVHRKGKYYAVDYRGRTVVIDGADLKKEVMVTRLVESPLPNLGACQFTRLVKSGDDLFLVDRYLVDTEGECTLSIGAVTIGMITEESHPDMTNYFNVYKLDEENKQWELVDDLNHQVFFLGDDYLFSVSAQDFPGLKGNCMYFSDFMFLARNEKETNIGISCVLTGVYNLKDRSCGPLAMFPDHWPIFSPPPAWLKPKHREGMMEGMKEDELQRDVTALKQDMPEPSPNAKKKAEEAKFRGDDAYRRKDYLVALDAYTQAIDFDPIDATLLSNRSVCWIRLGQAEYALTDAKACRALRPDWPKACYREGAALRLLQRFDEAANSFKEGVELDPDSEDLANAFRLWKNNLLPCFQLMFLHLICICVRLNMLSRIFSLV
- the LOC131327292 gene encoding F-box protein SKIP23-like isoform X3, producing the protein MATMENLPKNMAVTTTETPAATDLWYRLPGDILKSIAKRLSDKADAVAAAASSSFSTNHIIALGLLRSVCKSWRSSIEKPSSSSLLSLLPLTLPFPIVPFGPFPNPNPNSYRGRHFSLTHSTLYFLSPTGGGCCWLLRVQESPSSQNNNGCKTYHPLYPLSKLQPEQVPKAAFPESLNLLDVGIAEIGRAHCLKIVDERKKKQVEKGKRKTMAECQAEYEDAYTSYIKKVAVSAVDYGVVVAIHSGRLCFFKLGGDQKWTLIDSSNDQYHDVVHRKGKYYAVDYRGRTVVIDGADLKKEVMVTRLVESPLPNLGACQFTRLVKSGDDLFLVDRYLVDTEGECTLSIGAVTIGMITEESHPDMTNYFNVYKLDEENKQWELVDDLNHQVFFLGDDYLFSVSAQDFPGLKGNCMYFSDFMFLARNEKETNIGISCVLTGVYNLKDRSCGPLAMFPDHWPIFSPPPAWLKPKHREGMMEGMKEDELQRDVTALKQDMPEPSPNAKKKAEEAKFRGDDAYRRKDYLVALDAYTQVPKIFIGSLSLIVLQLILIL